AGTACGGAGAGTATAGTTTTTCTTCTGCACGATAATCTCTGTTTTCTGTACCATATTATCTATTATTTTAGAATTTCAACGGTCTGACACAACCATTTGAGGAATAAACATTTAGCGGAATATTTGAGGAATAACAGTAACGAATTGGCAACCGTGCGATTTTCAGCGCTTTGCGGTGCTATGCTGTCAAATGACTCTCTTTGTTTGCAAATATAGAAAGTTTTCCCGAAAGATAGAAATCTCTATACAGCATTTTTTGCGTTTGGGTCGTTCAGAGAAGTTAAAATGCGGGATTTTTATGCCGTATTGCGACTACTCTATTGGGTAGTTTTTTCTACGATAACAACAATACTACCCTATCGGGTAGCAGGTAATATATTTATTATTCAGAACTTTGCGCTATAATTCAAATCGCAGAGTGTATGAAAGCAAATAATCTTTTCAAATGGGTATGTCTTCTGTGTTTGTTAAATGTAGCAGAAATAATAAGGGCACAGAATATTACGGGTAAAGTTGTGGATGAACAACAATCGCCAGTGGCTTTTGCCAATGTTGTATTGTTGAAGACCGACTCCACATTTGTGGAAGGGACTCTTAGCTGGGAGGACGGAACATTCCAATTAAAAGAACGTAAAGGTGATTGTCTATTAAAAGTCACTTCTGTCGGCTATCAGCCTCAAATAATAGAGTGCGATGGAAGGGATGTGGGGACAATTATATTACGGGGAGGAATAGAATTGGATGCCATAACAGTAACAGCGCAAAAGAAGTTGGTAAAAAACGAAGTTGACCGTACCACGTATGATGTGCAGGGAGATACGGATGCAAAAAGTAGTTCAGTCATAGAGATACTGAGAAAGGTTCCTTTCGTAACGGTGGACGGACAAGGGAATATCAAAGTGAATGGAAGCAGTAATTTCAAAGTATATAGAAACGGACGTCCAAGCCGAAACTATACCAACAATTCAAAAGACGTGCTTTCTTCCATTCCAGCCGATATGGTAAAGAACATTGAAGTAATTACAGAACCGGGAGCAAAATATGACGGAGAAAGTGCGGATGCCATATTGAACATTATCACGAATGACAAACTTTCTATGGACGGAGTTGTAGGTACGGCACAAGGAGCATATAGTGCGTCCGGACAACATTATGGAAGCTTGTTTCTGACAACACAAGTCCGGAAGTTTACATTAGGAGGCAATTACAGTGTACAGAGGCTCAGCCATGACGGTACTTACCATTATGGAGACGAAGAATATCTATATAAAACCAGCGGGAACGTGCAACGAATATCCGACAAAGGCGATAATCTCGGCTGGCTGCACAATATGGAACTGGAAGCAAGCTATGAAATGAACGCACGAAACTTGTTCTCCTTGTCGTTCGGAGGCTACTCTTATGATGTTGACATCAACTACAATAAGACCACCTCGCTATTTTCCAGAAACAATACTGTCATATATTCGTATGCGGAAAACTTGCACGACAGCTATCAAAGGTTTTTCGATTTCAACGGTCACATTGATTACCAACATCTGACTGGAAGAGAAGGAGAAGCCCTGACGTTTTCTTACTTGCTTTCCACCACCAATACACGTCAACGCGCCGATTGGGTTTATTCGGATATGGAAAATATGCCCGTTGACTATTCCGCTTTCGACAGCAGGAAGAAGAACAATTTTGCCGAGCATACGTTTCAGTTTGATTGGGAGCGTCCGTTATCCGAGCATCACCAATTAAGTATGGGAACGAAATATATTTTCCGTGACAATAGCAGCTTGAGCCAGTTTGGTTACGACAACGGTACAAAGAACCATACCGACTTTGCCCACTATACGCACATTGCCGCTGTTTACGGAGAATATCGCTTCACATCAGGAGCATGGAATGCACGTGCCGGAATGCGCTATGAATATTCATATATCGACGCACACTATAAAGATGGAAGCAATCCGGACTTTGCCAAACATCTTGGTGACTGGATTCCTTCCCTCGGTATCAGTTACAAGGTAAATGACCGGAATACGCTCAAGCTGAATTATCTCTCCCGCATCTACCGTCCGGGGATTTCCTATTTGAATCCTGCCGTTGAAGAAACTCCTGATGAAATATCCAATGGAAATCCATCATTAAAAAGTGCGCATCCTCATAACATTTCACTTTCCTATATGCTGACTTTGCCCAAATTGACCGCAAATGTTTCGCTGTCTTCTACACTAAATAATACCGGAATCGGGGAGTACAATTATCTGATGGATGATGTGCGCCATACCACATACGAAAACAATCTGAAACTCCGTGGGTATACCATTAACACTTACTTGCGTTGGAGAATTTCACCTACTACAAGTCTTATGCTAAACAATAGCGTACAATACAGGAAACTCTACAGCCACCAACTTGGGCTGGAGAATGAACGCTGGCATTGGACATTCTATGCGCAGGCAGAGCAACAGTTGCCGGGGAAAATAAAACTGTCGCTTGCGACCGGGCGCAATGAATCTACTTTAGATAATCTGTATGACTATTCGAAACCGACTTATTTCTATATGTTGACACTTTCACGCTCATTCCTGAAAGAAGAGCGTCTGTCAGTTCGCCTCATGGGCTATTGCGACAGCGGCAATTTCTCCAGATACGGACAGTATTGTGCACATACAATCAACGGGGATTACACGGGTGAGAGAAGATGGATAACTCACTCCCGCAATCTGACATTGCGTGTGTCCTATCGTTTCGGCTCATTGAAAGCACGTGTGAAGAAAACCAACAAGACGATTGAGAATGAGGATTTAATCGGCAGGAGATAAAATGGAATACCCCTTGACATTCATAAATCTTTCATGGGCGGAAATCGGTATCTTTGAGAATACTGCTTTTCCCCTTGCATCCCTACGGAAAGAGGATGAGCCGATAGAAAAGGCGGTAGAAAGATATGTTATCGGCTATATGGCATTTTGGAATATTGCTTTTATCAAAAAAAGGATGATATACCCATCTTTGCAAGATGATGTTATCAGGAAGAGAGGACAAGATAAAATAAGGCAATATGTCGAACGGCATCTGCCTATCGAACCGTTTCCGAAATTTTATCTCGTCTTTCTAAATCAGCCGCAGATTGGATGCGATGCCGATGGCTTCAGTGATGTTTTTTGCATGTAACTTCTGAAACAGTTTTTTCTTGTGGAATTTCACGGTATTGGCATCCACAAACAAAGCCTCTCCAATCTCCGTATTGGAAAATCCTTTTACTGCGAGTTGCAGAATGTCGGTTTCTCTGTCGGTCAATACAATATTGGGAAGTTCCTTCCACCGTTGCCCCTCAAAAGAATAGGCCCAGTGAACCGGGCGGTGCTTGCATGTCATCAACACGTTTCCCGGAACGGATGCGGGAGAAAGCGATACGGTACATAACGCCAGCCACATATACCCATCCTTGTCAAGGAGCACGGGAGTCAGCTTGTGATGGATTAACCGGAAACGTCCGTCACAGGCCTTGATATGGAAATCATATTCGATAGTCATACCGTACTTCTCTTCCGAAGAGTGCCTGCCGAAAAGATAAAAACCTGCCTCGTTTATTTCGAACAGCATTCTTATCTCTTCTGCCGGAACCACCTCGAAATAGAAACCGTATCCTTTCCCTCGCACCTCTTCCGGTGTGTATCCGCACAAGAACAAAGGATTCGGAGATACATACAAGAAGTTTTTCTGGTTATAATCAATTATATACAAACTGCTGTTCGTATTCCGAGCCATGGCGTCTGCCATTGAAATGCAAACTTTCGCTTGTACATAATCGTCCTCTTTTACATCGAATGAATGATTTATAGGACGAAAAAAACGTAAGATGTCTTCCTGCATATCCTTGCTGATGTTATTCCGACTGCAAAATTATAAAAAGTGCAGTTCCCAGCAGTACAAGAAACGCACTTTTTTATTGTGTATTAGCAGAATAATGATTTTAATAGGAGAACTGACTGTTTTTACAGTTTCATCACTTTGCCTTTTCTTTGTGGTTGTATAGGTCGGTGTATTACCGACAGATATGCAAACCTACGCAAATCGCAGAAATAGAAGCCTTTAACTAAAAACTTTCATCCGTTACGGTAGTAATGGGCTGGTAACTGAACTCCTGCCGCATTTGGCTTCAAAGTGGCTTTCAGTTGCTTCCTTACCACACAAAAACGAAGCGTAACGAACACTGTTTCAGTGCCATTCGCTACGCTTCGCTCAAATTTGTCTTTTCGCTATGTGTTTATTGTATGTTACTAATTAGATTTTCTCCATAGCCTGATAAGACTATCTTGATTGCCTATTATCTTTTCGTATGACTATAGTTATTCGTAAGGATAACTATAGTCTCCCTTTCGTATAACTATAGTCATACGAAAGAGAAACTATAGTTATACGAAATAAGATTGCCTAATGAACTATATCCAGGCAGGCAAACGGCGAAATAAAAATGCCTATAGGAATCATTTATTATAATAAAGCAAATGGTTTAGTTCATAATTGCACCTTATTCTGATTTTATGGAGAGAGTCTCTATTCTTTTATTGTATACCAATTTCTGCTAACCCCATCGGTTCACCGTCATGTATCATCCGTGTTGCTTTCAGTTGGACATAGCGGGCGTTTACCGGAGTAAAGTAAACCGATTGCAGAATCGGATTATTCTTTATGTTGGAAAATTCATCTTTGGCTACTAGCTGGTTGACAGCATTGCTGTCCGTGCCGACAGAGATTTCATAAGAGCTGATTATCCCTTTATTATATTCACTTTGGTCGGGGAGATAATGGAAGGAGGTAATTGTACGTTCCTCTCCCAAATCAATCAATAATGTATTTCCGTTGATGAAGCAGGTGGTCTGATTGTTTTTATCCATACATTTCTGTGCTTCTTCCGCATCTACTTTAACGAGCGTGAACGGATAGCTCTTCAACTCTTCTGCTTTTGCAGTATATGTATCGGAAGTCTCTCCTGCATAATAGGCTTCTATATTATTGATACAGAGGCAAGCCCGCGAATCTGTAAAACGGACACGAATCTTATCTGTGGTGACTGTCTCGAAACGAAGAAGACGTTTATATCCGATAGTGGTCGTCTCTTCATTCAATTTTACCGGAAGCCATTCGCCTTCTTGGTTGTATTCTACAACGAATGATTTGACACGTTGCCCCAGAGGTATATATTCCTGTAACATCATACGGTTGATCTTTTCCGTTTGAGGCAGGTCAAACTTGATTGTGGCAGAGTTGATACCGTCATTAGTAGCCCAATAAGTATCATACTCACTATCGGTCACCGCTTTTGCAGAGAATGTTTTTCCCCGTTCGTCCGATGCTTTGGGAGAAAGTCCCGCCAATAGGTTGTGTGCCAGTTGCTTTTGTACGTTCTGGTGGAAGTTTACGGCGTTGGCAGAGTCTGTCGGATGGATCAGTCCGTCACGATCGACCGGGAAGTTGAGTAATAATGTTGCGTTATGACCTACGCTGCGGTAATATAAGTCAGTTAGGTTATCTACTGTTTTCACACGTTCGTCTTCTTCCGGGTGGTAGAACCATCCCGGACGGATGGAAACGTCACATTCGGCGGCTACCCATTGATTGCCGTCAGCGTGACCGTATTGCAGTTCGCGGTAGTTGGGATAGCCCGGATAGACCTCTCCGGCACGAAGGAAAGACCAGTTGGTAGCTCCGGCAAATCCTTTTTCATTACCTACCCAGCGGCAACCCGGACCACCATCAGAGAAGATAACAGCTTGTGGTTGCAGTTCGTCAATCATTTTGTAAGCTCTCGGATAGTCATAATAAGTCTTACGGTCGATAGTACGGCTGTCTTTTGCGCCACCATACCAGCCGTCTCCACCGTTGGCACCGTCAAACCAGATTTCAAATACATCACCGTAGTTGGTCAGCAGTTCGTTGAGTTGCTTATAAAAGTAGTCTACATATTCGGGAGAACCGTAATTGGCTTGATGCCTGTCCCAAGGCGACAGATAAACAGCAAACTTGATGCCGTACTTTTTGCAGGCATCCGATAGCTCGCGGACAATATCACCTTTCCCGTCTTTATATAGAGTGTTGCGGATACAGTACTCCGTCAGTTGCGTAGGCCACAAGCAGAATCCGTCGTGATGTTTCGCTGTCAGGATTACTCCTTTCATGCCCGAATTTACAAACGTTTGTACCCATTGCTCGCAATCCAGCTTGGCAGGATTGAATGTTTTAGGGTCGGAATCTCCGTATCCCCATTCGCGGTCGTTGAATGTGTTAAGTCCGAAGTGTACAAAAGCATATGTTTCCATCTTTTGCCATTCCACTTGTTTGGCTTCGGGAACAGGCAAAATAGCTTCCGGTGCTTTTGTCGGATTGCAGGCGCTCAGTAAAAGAACTCCTGCACAGAAAATAAGAGAGTGTTTTTTCATGGGGGTGATTATTGCTAAATTATTAAATAGATAAATTCGCTAGAGTGTTATTCCGAATACAAAATAAACCTGCTCTTCGTAAGGATTGGCTATCAGCTTTCCGAATACAGGTAATGAGAAGCCGGACGTTATCTTGATTTCTTTTGTCGCAGACAATCCGACGTTGACCACATTGAATTTGTCGGAATAGAAACTTTTCCAAGGCGTGAAGCCTGCTTCAATACTTAAATCAACATCTTTCACACTGAACGGGTAACTCAGTTCACAATAGCTCGACCAGGCGCGTTTCCCGTTTTCCCGATAGTCGTTTCCGGCAAACGTAGTGTACCAGCTTACTGATAGCGGGAATTTCTCACTGAGCATATATCCGGCTCCTACTTCAAAGGTATGTCCTGTGGAGTGTGAGTTGTAGTTGAAGTATTTGAAAGGCTCGTCTTCTGTTTGGGTAAAATAGTTGTTGGCGTAAAGAGTCAGGTTTTTATAGGTATATTCCAATGAAAGGTCTATTTCATTGTTCTTTTCACGAAATTC
This portion of the Bacteroides acidifaciens genome encodes:
- a CDS encoding response regulator transcription factor: MQEDILRFFRPINHSFDVKEDDYVQAKVCISMADAMARNTNSSLYIIDYNQKNFLYVSPNPLFLCGYTPEEVRGKGYGFYFEVVPAEEIRMLFEINEAGFYLFGRHSSEEKYGMTIEYDFHIKACDGRFRLIHHKLTPVLLDKDGYMWLALCTVSLSPASVPGNVLMTCKHRPVHWAYSFEGQRWKELPNIVLTDRETDILQLAVKGFSNTEIGEALFVDANTVKFHKKKLFQKLHAKNITEAIGIASNLRLI
- a CDS encoding alpha-L-fucosidase, producing MKKHSLIFCAGVLLLSACNPTKAPEAILPVPEAKQVEWQKMETYAFVHFGLNTFNDREWGYGDSDPKTFNPAKLDCEQWVQTFVNSGMKGVILTAKHHDGFCLWPTQLTEYCIRNTLYKDGKGDIVRELSDACKKYGIKFAVYLSPWDRHQANYGSPEYVDYFYKQLNELLTNYGDVFEIWFDGANGGDGWYGGAKDSRTIDRKTYYDYPRAYKMIDELQPQAVIFSDGGPGCRWVGNEKGFAGATNWSFLRAGEVYPGYPNYRELQYGHADGNQWVAAECDVSIRPGWFYHPEEDERVKTVDNLTDLYYRSVGHNATLLLNFPVDRDGLIHPTDSANAVNFHQNVQKQLAHNLLAGLSPKASDERGKTFSAKAVTDSEYDTYWATNDGINSATIKFDLPQTEKINRMMLQEYIPLGQRVKSFVVEYNQEGEWLPVKLNEETTTIGYKRLLRFETVTTDKIRVRFTDSRACLCINNIEAYYAGETSDTYTAKAEELKSYPFTLVKVDAEEAQKCMDKNNQTTCFINGNTLLIDLGEERTITSFHYLPDQSEYNKGIISSYEISVGTDSNAVNQLVAKDEFSNIKNNPILQSVYFTPVNARYVQLKATRMIHDGEPMGLAEIGIQ
- a CDS encoding TonB-dependent receptor domain-containing protein, translated to MKANNLFKWVCLLCLLNVAEIIRAQNITGKVVDEQQSPVAFANVVLLKTDSTFVEGTLSWEDGTFQLKERKGDCLLKVTSVGYQPQIIECDGRDVGTIILRGGIELDAITVTAQKKLVKNEVDRTTYDVQGDTDAKSSSVIEILRKVPFVTVDGQGNIKVNGSSNFKVYRNGRPSRNYTNNSKDVLSSIPADMVKNIEVITEPGAKYDGESADAILNIITNDKLSMDGVVGTAQGAYSASGQHYGSLFLTTQVRKFTLGGNYSVQRLSHDGTYHYGDEEYLYKTSGNVQRISDKGDNLGWLHNMELEASYEMNARNLFSLSFGGYSYDVDINYNKTTSLFSRNNTVIYSYAENLHDSYQRFFDFNGHIDYQHLTGREGEALTFSYLLSTTNTRQRADWVYSDMENMPVDYSAFDSRKKNNFAEHTFQFDWERPLSEHHQLSMGTKYIFRDNSSLSQFGYDNGTKNHTDFAHYTHIAAVYGEYRFTSGAWNARAGMRYEYSYIDAHYKDGSNPDFAKHLGDWIPSLGISYKVNDRNTLKLNYLSRIYRPGISYLNPAVEETPDEISNGNPSLKSAHPHNISLSYMLTLPKLTANVSLSSTLNNTGIGEYNYLMDDVRHTTYENNLKLRGYTINTYLRWRISPTTSLMLNNSVQYRKLYSHQLGLENERWHWTFYAQAEQQLPGKIKLSLATGRNESTLDNLYDYSKPTYFYMLTLSRSFLKEERLSVRLMGYCDSGNFSRYGQYCAHTINGDYTGERRWITHSRNLTLRVSYRFGSLKARVKKTNKTIENEDLIGRR
- a CDS encoding porin, giving the protein MKKNIVLIAILFCTAFAQAQEVFVNADFVSSYIWRGIDSGNASVQPSLGLNWKGLTIYAWGSTEFREKNNEIDLSLEYTYKNLTLYANNYFTQTEDEPFKYFNYNSHSTGHTFEVGAGYMLSEKFPLSVSWYTTFAGNDYRENGKRAWSSYCELSYPFSVKDVDLSIEAGFTPWKSFYSDKFNVVNVGLSATKEIKITSGFSLPVFGKLIANPYEEQVYFVFGITL